A stretch of the candidate division WOR-3 bacterium genome encodes the following:
- a CDS encoding tetratricopeptide repeat protein — protein sequence LVTYGAAQEDSLNVFDRANELLENQKYDEALKAYEFFLYENPDHHLVPAAKWAIANIFFTVKQDYHKAAIAYQNIVSKHRDTGWEIFSFDRLGLCYERQDKWEEAARVYESALERLAEPVHYELAEDWNDAFNSKLLACYRRLGNQSGMITIYERSLEKDPDGPWAPQYQFELASVHLEMNETREAASHYARVVDRYPLSGYAERVRAEHFDLLISQLGYDWMPFSIFKTSVELSQSGQFDEAYKGFDRVIEEKQATGMDYAARFQQALTVFRRTGDAVALSDIVRTKRNEFPYGIGGITEERFIGILDAIIETEKVTTSDPENAEAYQRMASAYYETQAYYPAIETYKRAIELHPENNGLYNMLGYCYIGIGAYDDAINTFGKVIETSPDDPNSYDSMAEAYFRKGDSEQAIRYYKKAVSVDVNFTNPYYMLGEIYHDMNKDDVARDYLQRYLELDPGGFRADAARMILSQIPVR from the coding sequence TGCTTGTTACCTATGGTGCAGCTCAGGAGGACAGTCTTAATGTATTCGACCGTGCCAACGAGCTTCTGGAGAATCAGAAATACGATGAGGCTTTGAAGGCTTATGAATTCTTCTTGTACGAGAATCCTGACCACCATCTCGTGCCTGCTGCCAAATGGGCGATCGCCAACATATTTTTCACCGTCAAGCAGGACTACCATAAAGCGGCGATCGCGTATCAGAATATCGTGAGTAAACATCGGGATACGGGTTGGGAGATTTTCTCGTTTGACCGTCTGGGTTTGTGTTATGAGAGACAAGACAAGTGGGAAGAAGCGGCACGAGTCTACGAATCCGCGCTGGAAAGACTCGCCGAACCGGTTCATTATGAATTGGCTGAGGACTGGAACGATGCATTCAACTCGAAACTGCTGGCATGCTACCGAAGGCTCGGTAATCAGTCCGGCATGATAACCATCTATGAAAGATCGTTAGAAAAGGATCCTGACGGACCATGGGCACCACAGTATCAGTTCGAACTCGCCAGTGTTCATCTCGAAATGAATGAAACAAGGGAGGCAGCAAGTCATTATGCGAGGGTTGTGGATCGCTATCCTCTGTCTGGTTATGCCGAAAGGGTTCGGGCTGAACATTTTGATCTCTTGATATCGCAGCTTGGCTATGACTGGATGCCGTTTTCCATCTTCAAGACCAGCGTGGAATTGAGCCAGTCAGGTCAATTTGATGAGGCATACAAGGGATTTGACCGGGTGATCGAAGAGAAACAGGCGACGGGTATGGATTATGCCGCCAGGTTCCAGCAGGCATTGACTGTTTTTCGCAGAACCGGCGATGCTGTTGCCCTGAGCGATATCGTCAGGACAAAGCGGAATGAATTTCCTTACGGAATCGGTGGTATTACTGAAGAGCGGTTCATCGGTATTCTGGATGCCATTATTGAGACTGAGAAGGTTACTACTTCGGACCCCGAGAACGCGGAGGCCTACCAGCGCATGGCATCTGCTTACTACGAAACCCAAGCATATTATCCTGCGATCGAAACATACAAGAGGGCAATAGAACTTCACCCTGAGAATAATGGTCTGTATAACATGCTCGGTTATTGCTACATTGGTATAGGGGCGTATGATGATGCAATAAATACATTTGGCAAAGTGATAGAAACGTCGCCGGATGACCCAAATTCTTATGACAGTATGGCAGAAGCCTATTTCAGGAAAGGCGATAGTGAACAGGCGATTCGTTACTACAAGAAAGCTGTGTCGGTGGATGTCAACTTCACGAATCCATACTATATGCTTGGGGAGATCTATCATGATATGAACAAGGACGATGTAGCCAGAGATTATCTGCAGAGATATCTTGAACTCGACCCTGGTGGCTTCAGAGCGGATGCCGCTCGCATGATTCTGAGCCAGATACCCGTGCGGTGA
- a CDS encoding asparaginase, translating into MNIRIFVTGGTFDKEYNELTGELYFKETHVPHTLMLGRCRVAVDVRTLMMVDSREISDEDRETIARNCAKAKEERIVITHGTDTMVDTARVIAEQVKNKTVVLTGAMVPYTFGSSDGLFNLGSALAFVQTLPNGIYVVMNGRYFHWDKVRKNTKTGEFEEIE; encoded by the coding sequence ATGAACATAAGGATCTTTGTTACCGGTGGTACTTTCGATAAGGAGTATAACGAGTTAACCGGGGAGCTTTATTTCAAAGAAACTCATGTTCCCCATACCCTTATGCTCGGCAGGTGCCGCGTGGCAGTTGATGTGAGGACGCTGATGATGGTTGACAGCCGGGAGATCAGCGATGAAGACCGAGAGACGATCGCGCGAAACTGTGCTAAGGCAAAAGAGGAGCGTATTGTTATCACACACGGTACTGACACAATGGTCGATACGGCCCGGGTTATCGCCGAACAGGTCAAGAACAAGACGGTTGTGCTAACCGGTGCAATGGTGCCCTATACCTTTGGCAGTTCTGACGGACTGTTCAATTTGGGCAGTGCCCTGGCATTTGTCCAGACCCTGCCGAACGGCATATATGTAGTAATGAACGGACGATATTTCCACTGGGATAAAGTGCGCAAGAATACAAAGACGGGTGAATTTGAGGAGATCGAATAG
- a CDS encoding DJ-1/PfpI family protein: protein MLRKYLTIYLTVLLLVSCAPRHDDGVNVLILAPQNLGANYYLLRDVIEEYGWNVTHTGVLDSITPCPWFANHGQIYPLIPDVKIEDLEDIGHYDCLMIAPSTGNAAPVEYPVGDIIDSPEALHLIRRAAYYGLAVFATCVGVRTLAAADVIRGRFIVGSPRFRQEYIDAGANYIGRPQNDNPPTIDGNIITCARGQYYNYANVMAIATVIESNQGRGHKDVLNAEYINARDVDFERGHVVWAKNYGGAGADGGRAFCMTRDGGFLLVGYTFAPGAPDADMLVIKTDADGNMTWSKRFGGAGAEYGNACTETEDGYLVLGYTTSFGAGSKDVYLLKIDDEGNEVWSKTFGGTSWDVGTALCQAVDKQYFICGFTHSFGYSEEDIYVLKIDAQGNTIWSKTFSGWRIDMANSVHATDDGGCVIAASSGSHSANTDFYLAKIDEAGEKEWSQSYNALGEHGHGFDWCKGSSPAADGGWILTGYSDCNDMMDVVVVKTDSLGNEQWLTSFGNKPFYEYGNAVCQDVDGGYVIVGMTKAMVRPTEYNKRTYNNDMYLAKLNTEGAIVWDKAIGGHGVEWANAVRMSPDGDLLVVGHSDGGAAGSLDVLLVKIEGSAVSSF from the coding sequence ATGCTTCGAAAGTATCTGACTATCTACTTGACCGTTTTGCTGCTTGTTTCGTGTGCGCCCCGGCACGATGATGGCGTCAATGTATTGATCCTGGCGCCGCAGAACCTGGGGGCGAATTATTATCTGCTGCGTGATGTCATTGAAGAGTACGGATGGAACGTGACGCATACCGGTGTCCTGGACAGCATTACACCCTGTCCATGGTTTGCCAATCACGGTCAAATCTATCCACTTATTCCTGATGTGAAAATTGAGGACCTGGAAGACATCGGACATTATGACTGTTTGATGATTGCCCCGTCAACCGGCAACGCGGCTCCGGTTGAATACCCGGTTGGTGATATAATTGACAGTCCTGAAGCATTACACCTCATCAGGCGGGCGGCGTACTACGGACTGGCCGTCTTCGCTACTTGTGTTGGAGTCCGGACACTGGCCGCTGCTGATGTCATAAGAGGACGTTTCATCGTCGGGTCGCCGAGATTCCGTCAAGAGTACATCGACGCAGGCGCCAATTATATTGGGCGTCCGCAAAATGATAACCCTCCGACAATTGACGGGAACATTATCACCTGTGCGCGAGGACAATACTACAATTATGCAAATGTGATGGCAATCGCTACCGTTATCGAGAGTAATCAAGGTCGAGGTCATAAAGATGTCTTGAACGCAGAATACATCAATGCAAGGGATGTTGATTTTGAGAGGGGTCATGTGGTCTGGGCGAAAAATTACGGCGGCGCCGGTGCCGATGGTGGTCGTGCCTTTTGCATGACGCGGGATGGAGGTTTTCTTCTCGTTGGTTATACCTTCGCGCCTGGTGCTCCCGATGCGGATATGCTGGTTATTAAGACTGATGCAGATGGCAACATGACCTGGTCCAAACGCTTCGGCGGCGCAGGAGCGGAATATGGTAACGCATGTACGGAGACCGAGGATGGGTATCTAGTACTTGGTTACACCACTTCATTTGGTGCTGGGTCCAAGGATGTCTATTTGTTAAAGATTGATGATGAAGGGAATGAGGTCTGGTCAAAGACATTCGGCGGGACGAGTTGGGACGTTGGTACGGCATTATGCCAGGCTGTAGATAAACAATATTTCATATGCGGTTTCACTCACTCTTTCGGCTACAGCGAAGAAGACATTTATGTTCTCAAAATTGATGCACAGGGTAATACTATTTGGTCCAAAACATTCAGCGGGTGGCGCATAGATATGGCTAATTCGGTTCACGCCACGGATGATGGTGGTTGCGTGATTGCAGCGAGTAGCGGCAGCCACAGTGCGAACACTGATTTCTATTTGGCAAAAATAGACGAAGCTGGTGAAAAAGAGTGGTCACAGTCCTACAATGCACTAGGTGAGCATGGTCATGGATTTGATTGGTGTAAGGGTTCTTCACCCGCCGCAGATGGTGGTTGGATATTGACCGGATATTCTGACTGTAATGATATGATGGATGTGGTGGTCGTCAAGACCGATTCGCTTGGAAATGAACAATGGCTGACCTCGTTTGGCAACAAACCTTTCTATGAATATGGCAATGCGGTATGTCAGGATGTTGACGGTGGTTACGTTATCGTTGGCATGACAAAAGCAATGGTTCGGCCGACCGAGTACAACAAAAGAACATATAATAATGATATGTATTTGGCTAAGCTCAATACTGAAGGTGCTATTGTCTGGGATAAGGCAATCGGCGGGCATGGCGTGGAATGGGCAAATGCGGTTCGTATGAGTCCCGACGGTGATTTATTAGTGGTTGGACATTCGGATGGTGGCGCTGCGGGTTCGCTTGATGTTCTATTGGTAAAAATCGAAGGTTCTGCAGTTAGCAGTTTTTGA
- the meaB gene encoding methylmalonyl Co-A mutase-associated GTPase MeaB, protein MDNINRLLRGDKKVIARTISAVENNTAENLLESIFPHTGRAYHVGITGPPGAGKSTLVSAIAKRLLAEKKKVGIIAVDPSSPFSGGALLGDRVRMTELALNENIFIRSMASRGSMGGLAQATKDVALVLDAAGMDYILIETIGVGQVELDIAQVCDTTVVVLVPESGDSIQAMKAGLLEIADIMVVNKGDREGAERFITELKFAFEMREQHAGWDHPILKTTATKGEGVEELVLAMESHAGYLTKTGKLEHERKRKLLIRMHELIERMIRSHVEANVMPKNDISGLLESMYKRQLNPYRVAKNIARRIIRGSR, encoded by the coding sequence ATGGATAATATCAACAGATTATTGAGGGGCGACAAGAAGGTCATCGCCAGGACGATCAGCGCTGTGGAGAATAATACGGCCGAGAATCTCCTGGAGAGTATTTTCCCCCATACCGGTCGTGCATACCATGTTGGCATAACCGGCCCACCAGGTGCGGGTAAATCGACGCTGGTCAGTGCGATCGCAAAGCGGCTGCTTGCCGAGAAAAAGAAGGTTGGTATCATAGCGGTCGATCCTAGTTCACCTTTCTCCGGCGGGGCGCTACTCGGTGACCGGGTGCGCATGACCGAGCTTGCCTTAAATGAGAATATATTCATCCGGAGCATGGCATCACGCGGCAGTATGGGGGGTCTTGCGCAGGCAACGAAAGACGTTGCTCTCGTGCTTGATGCTGCGGGTATGGACTATATTCTCATCGAGACGATTGGTGTCGGGCAGGTTGAGTTGGATATTGCACAAGTCTGTGATACGACCGTCGTTGTATTGGTCCCGGAATCAGGTGATAGCATTCAGGCTATGAAGGCGGGACTCCTGGAGATCGCCGACATTATGGTCGTCAATAAGGGTGACCGTGAAGGAGCCGAACGTTTCATTACGGAGCTAAAGTTCGCTTTCGAAATGAGAGAACAGCACGCCGGGTGGGATCACCCGATTTTGAAGACAACTGCAACAAAGGGTGAGGGCGTGGAAGAACTCGTTCTGGCGATGGAATCACACGCCGGTTATTTGACGAAAACAGGGAAATTGGAGCATGAAAGAAAGAGAAAATTGTTGATCCGCATGCACGAGCTGATCGAACGGATGATAAGGTCGCATGTGGAGGCGAATGTAATGCCTAAAAATGATATATCCGGATTGCTGGAAAGTATGTACAAACGTCAGCTCAATCCCTATCGAGTCGCAAAGAATATCGCTCGAAGGATCATCAGGGGTAGCCGGTAG
- a CDS encoding methylmalonyl-CoA mutase family protein produces MKRQEWNEKLKTCEERHVEFTTVSGVPVRVLYTPDDIADMEHNRDLGYPGEFPYVRGVYTNMYRGRLWTMRQFSGFGTAKDTNRRYKYLLKHGQTGLSVAFDFPTLYGRDSDDSFSHGEVGKCGVAIDSLRDMEILFDGIPLDRISTSMTINPPAAMLLAMYIAVGEKQNIPARILTGTIQNDMLKEYQAQKTWIYPPVPSMRIISDILEYCSEHVPKWNSISISGYHIREAGSTALQELAFTLKNGFTYVEQGIKAGLSVDKFAPRLSFFFNAHLDFFEEIAKYRAARRIWARMMREKYSAEDPRSYLMRFHTQTAGCTLTAQQPENNIIRTAYQALSAVLGGTQSLHTNSMDETYALPTEKAAKIALRTQQLLAYEAGVANTIDPLGGSYYVESLTNELERGAYEYFAKIDKLGGVIPAIEKGFFQKEISRSAYSYQKALERKNKYHVGVNIFEEEDKAEIDILKISPQVEKVQRKRLRKLKKDRNGKRVKEKLLMLRKAARDGENIMPRILDCVREYATLGEMCNTLKEEYGVYHEPIIF; encoded by the coding sequence ATGAAAAGGCAAGAATGGAATGAGAAGTTGAAGACGTGCGAGGAGAGGCATGTGGAATTCACGACCGTCTCCGGTGTGCCGGTGAGAGTGCTGTATACGCCGGATGATATCGCCGATATGGAACACAATAGAGATTTGGGGTATCCCGGTGAGTTTCCATACGTGCGAGGTGTCTACACTAATATGTATCGGGGTCGTCTGTGGACGATGAGGCAGTTTTCAGGTTTCGGGACTGCCAAGGACACCAACCGGCGTTACAAATATCTCCTGAAACACGGCCAGACCGGTTTGTCAGTAGCGTTTGATTTTCCGACGCTTTACGGACGTGATTCGGACGATTCCTTTTCCCACGGGGAAGTAGGTAAATGTGGAGTGGCAATAGATAGTCTGCGCGATATGGAAATTCTTTTTGATGGTATCCCTCTCGACAGGATTTCCACATCTATGACTATCAATCCTCCTGCGGCAATGTTATTGGCTATGTATATTGCAGTAGGAGAAAAACAGAATATTCCTGCGAGAATTCTTACCGGCACCATTCAGAATGATATGTTGAAAGAGTACCAGGCCCAGAAGACATGGATCTACCCGCCCGTGCCGTCGATGAGGATTATTTCTGATATTCTCGAGTATTGCTCCGAACATGTCCCTAAGTGGAACTCGATATCAATTTCCGGATACCATATTCGTGAGGCAGGTTCGACTGCGCTGCAAGAGCTCGCCTTCACGCTGAAGAATGGTTTCACGTATGTGGAGCAAGGTATCAAGGCAGGTCTGTCCGTGGATAAATTTGCTCCTCGTCTTTCATTTTTCTTCAATGCGCATCTTGATTTTTTCGAGGAAATAGCGAAGTATCGCGCGGCGCGAAGGATATGGGCACGTATGATGCGCGAGAAATACAGCGCTGAAGATCCGCGGTCCTACTTGATGCGTTTCCATACACAAACTGCAGGATGCACGTTGACCGCGCAGCAGCCTGAGAACAACATAATTCGTACTGCTTACCAGGCGCTTTCTGCTGTCCTCGGCGGCACTCAGTCCCTCCACACCAATTCAATGGATGAAACCTACGCCCTGCCAACGGAGAAGGCAGCGAAGATTGCCCTGCGTACTCAGCAGCTATTGGCCTACGAGGCGGGTGTGGCCAATACGATTGATCCGCTGGGTGGCTCATATTATGTGGAATCCCTGACGAATGAACTGGAGAGAGGTGCCTACGAGTACTTCGCAAAGATCGACAAGTTAGGTGGTGTGATCCCGGCAATTGAAAAGGGATTTTTTCAGAAGGAAATATCGCGAAGCGCATACTCATACCAGAAAGCATTGGAGCGAAAGAATAAATATCATGTTGGTGTGAATATTTTTGAGGAAGAAGACAAAGCAGAGATCGATATATTGAAGATATCACCGCAGGTTGAGAAGGTTCAAAGAAAAAGGCTCAGAAAACTCAAGAAAGACAGGAACGGCAAGCGTGTAAAAGAGAAATTGCTGATGTTGCGAAAAGCGGCAAGAGATGGTGAAAACATCATGCCGCGGATTCTCGATTGTGTGCGTGAGTACGCGACACTCGGTGAAATGTGTAACACATTGAAGGAAGAATATGGTGTATATCATGAGCCGATCATATTCTAG
- a CDS encoding cobalamin B12-binding domain-containing protein, whose amino-acid sequence MSGKIRVLVGKPGLDGHDRGAKVVAAALRDAGMEVIYTGLHQTCESIVEAAVQEDVQVIGLSILSGAHMTIFPKILKLLMAKKATDILVIGGGIIPVDDMKKLRRIGVRMLFGPGTSTSEIVSWIKDNTCEPKKTAAQKKRTVRKKVTRKRKK is encoded by the coding sequence ATGAGTGGTAAGATTCGGGTTTTAGTTGGCAAGCCAGGTCTTGATGGACATGATCGGGGAGCAAAAGTCGTTGCTGCAGCGTTGCGTGATGCGGGGATGGAGGTAATATACACTGGTTTGCATCAGACCTGCGAGAGTATTGTTGAAGCGGCAGTGCAGGAGGATGTGCAAGTCATCGGTCTTTCGATCCTGTCGGGTGCACACATGACGATTTTCCCCAAAATATTGAAGTTGCTGATGGCCAAAAAAGCTACTGACATACTAGTGATAGGCGGTGGTATCATCCCTGTCGACGATATGAAAAAACTTCGGAGAATCGGTGTGCGCATGCTCTTTGGCCCGGGAACGTCGACCTCTGAGATTGTGTCGTGGATAAAGGACAATACCTGTGAACCTAAGAAAACTGCGGCGCAGAAGAAAAGAACAGTCCGGAAGAAAGTCACCAGAAAGAGAAAGAAATAG
- a CDS encoding MBL fold metallo-hydrolase, with translation MKFGKFELFPISDGYFWLDGGSMYGVVPKVLWDKVSPADKQNRIRLAMNCLLIRTNDKHILVDTGIGEKFGRKLKEIYRLDRDVNLITSLARYGISPEDIDYVINTHLHFDHCGGNTCKNVGKYVPTFPKAKYVIQQQEWFSAQNTDEKTRSSYRVSDFLPLEAAGQVLFVDGDFDIMHGIKVLLTNGHTLGHQSVLIDGGNGSALYLGDIIPTVYHLKPHYLTGFDLYPVDLMLRKKDIIEAAVKNDYLLIFEHDPNIVFARLRKTDGVLKVATVDGDGNRGGERKVRKAVKTRRRGKKRPSK, from the coding sequence ATGAAGTTCGGCAAATTTGAATTATTTCCGATATCTGATGGATACTTCTGGCTCGACGGAGGATCGATGTATGGCGTTGTGCCTAAGGTCTTATGGGATAAGGTCTCTCCGGCCGATAAACAAAATAGAATTAGACTTGCCATGAATTGCCTTTTGATAAGGACAAACGACAAACACATACTAGTAGATACCGGGATCGGTGAGAAATTCGGTAGAAAGCTGAAGGAAATATACAGGCTTGATCGTGACGTGAATTTGATTACATCGCTGGCTCGGTACGGAATCAGCCCCGAAGATATCGATTACGTGATCAATACTCATCTCCATTTTGATCACTGTGGAGGCAATACCTGTAAAAACGTCGGGAAGTATGTTCCCACGTTTCCCAAAGCGAAATACGTCATACAGCAGCAGGAATGGTTTAGTGCGCAGAATACGGATGAGAAGACAAGATCAAGCTACCGGGTCAGTGATTTCCTGCCGCTGGAAGCGGCCGGACAGGTTTTGTTTGTCGACGGTGATTTTGACATTATGCACGGCATAAAGGTCTTGCTTACCAACGGTCACACACTCGGTCATCAGTCGGTGTTGATCGACGGCGGCAATGGCAGTGCACTGTATCTCGGCGACATCATACCCACGGTTTATCATCTAAAGCCTCACTATTTGACTGGTTTTGACCTGTATCCTGTTGATCTCATGTTGCGGAAGAAGGATATAATCGAAGCTGCCGTTAAAAACGACTATTTACTGATCTTCGAACACGATCCGAACATCGTTTTTGCACGCTTGAGGAAAACCGACGGCGTCTTGAAAGTGGCAACGGTCGACGGTGACGGCAATCGAGGTGGTGAACGGAAGGTAAGGAAGGCTGTAAAAACCCGTCGCCGGGGAAAAAAGCGACCATCAAAGTGA
- a CDS encoding acyl-CoA carboxylase subunit beta, protein MKGDDKIKSLEELEKEALLGGGEERIKAQHDKGKLTARERVHLLLDENTFRETDKFVTHRCADFGLDKNKVLGDGVVTGYGRINGRVACVFAEDFTVFGGSLSLAYAGKIVKLQDLAMKMGCPIIGLKDSGGARIQEGVDSLAGYTDVFLRNVLASGVIPQISAVMGPCAGGAVYSPAMTDFIIMVAGSYMFLTGPDVVKAATHEDVTYDELGGAMVHNEKSGVAHFAVDSELECIELLKKLFSFMPQNNLEDPPSLEPTDDPNRMDKSLDTIIPESPNKPYDMLEVIRKIVDNGDFLEVHKHYAPNLIVGFARFNGKAVGVVANQPAVLAGVLGRNSGMKGARFVRFCDCFNIPIVTFVDVPGFLPGTVQEWGGVIKNGAKLLYAFCEATVPRVTVITRKAYGGAYCVMSSKHTRADVNFAWPSAEIAVMGPDGAVKILYRKQLKEAKDPKALEKKLIDEYTKKFANPFVTASKGYIDAVIRPSESRPRIIESLEMIENKRDSNPPKKHGNIPL, encoded by the coding sequence ATGAAAGGCGACGACAAGATCAAGAGCCTCGAAGAGCTCGAGAAGGAAGCGCTGCTCGGTGGTGGTGAGGAAAGAATAAAGGCACAGCACGATAAGGGCAAGCTGACCGCACGGGAACGTGTACATCTGTTGCTCGACGAGAATACTTTCAGGGAAACTGATAAGTTCGTAACCCATCGGTGTGCTGATTTTGGTCTTGACAAGAACAAGGTGCTCGGTGACGGTGTAGTAACAGGGTACGGCCGAATAAACGGTCGAGTGGCGTGTGTTTTCGCTGAGGATTTCACAGTATTCGGCGGTTCTCTGTCTCTGGCCTATGCCGGGAAGATAGTGAAATTGCAGGATTTGGCAATGAAAATGGGATGTCCTATCATTGGTCTCAAAGATTCAGGTGGGGCACGTATTCAGGAAGGTGTAGACAGTCTTGCGGGTTACACGGATGTTTTTCTCCGGAACGTACTCGCTTCTGGTGTTATACCACAGATATCCGCGGTAATGGGTCCCTGTGCTGGAGGTGCGGTATACTCGCCAGCGATGACCGATTTCATAATCATGGTTGCCGGTTCCTATATGTTTCTGACCGGACCCGATGTCGTTAAAGCCGCGACACATGAAGATGTTACGTATGACGAGCTTGGTGGTGCAATGGTTCATAATGAGAAATCTGGCGTCGCGCATTTTGCGGTTGATTCGGAATTGGAGTGTATCGAACTCCTGAAGAAACTGTTTTCATTTATGCCTCAGAACAACTTGGAAGATCCACCATCTCTTGAACCAACCGATGATCCGAATCGCATGGATAAGAGTCTTGATACGATCATACCGGAGAGCCCTAACAAACCATATGATATGCTTGAGGTTATTAGAAAGATCGTAGATAACGGAGATTTTCTTGAGGTACACAAACATTATGCACCGAATTTGATCGTTGGGTTTGCTCGTTTCAATGGCAAAGCCGTCGGGGTTGTGGCTAATCAGCCCGCAGTTCTGGCAGGAGTTTTGGGACGAAACTCAGGCATGAAGGGCGCGCGTTTCGTTCGTTTTTGTGACTGTTTTAACATCCCGATCGTTACTTTTGTAGACGTCCCCGGATTCCTTCCCGGCACGGTACAGGAATGGGGCGGTGTGATCAAAAATGGAGCGAAGCTGCTTTACGCTTTTTGTGAGGCTACGGTTCCGCGAGTGACGGTCATTACCCGCAAGGCATATGGCGGCGCGTATTGCGTTATGAGCTCCAAACACACACGTGCCGATGTGAATTTTGCGTGGCCGAGTGCAGAGATTGCGGTCATGGGACCGGATGGTGCAGTGAAGATTCTCTACCGGAAGCAGCTGAAAGAGGCAAAAGATCCGAAGGCTCTGGAGAAAAAACTCATAGACGAATACACGAAGAAGTTCGCCAACCCATTTGTCACGGCCAGTAAGGGGTATATAGATGCTGTAATACGACCATCGGAATCAAGGCCCCGCATCATCGAATCTCTAGAAATGATAGAGAACAAGCGCGATTCAAATCCTCCGAAGAAACACGGGAATATACCACTTTAA
- the accC gene encoding acetyl-CoA carboxylase biotin carboxylase subunit — protein MFNKILVANRGEIAVRVLRACREMGIQSVAVYSDADRNALHTRYADEVYHLGAAPATESYLKIDKLIHVARESGAEAIHPGYGFLAENTGFARACEESGIVFIGPNSRAVELLGDKIESKRTMSNANIPVIPGSEGPVVKEDDARRIVEDIGFPVLIKAAGGGGGKGMRVVREEQDLGSAMKQAVGEARSAFGNPTIFIEKFLESPRHIEFQILADNHGNVVHLFERECSVQRRHQKLIEESPSTVMTAKLRARMGEAAVKAVKVSGYNNAGTVEFMVDKDRNFYFLEMNTRLQVEHPVTELITGIDIVKEQLKIAAGERLNLTQDDIRMTGAAIECRISAEDPENDFAPSTGRILELIEPGGIGVRVDSGIYEGFEVPIYYDPLVAKLLVWAPTRQEAIMRMKRALSEYVIRGIKTSIPFHILVMGHQKFIEGDYDTTFIDKVVKKIEYKKHHHDVAAISSVLGRILSDQRARLPQSKGGRTANPWKMSGRRTMMDRG, from the coding sequence ATGTTCAATAAGATCTTAGTTGCCAACCGAGGTGAAATTGCGGTGCGGGTACTGAGGGCATGTCGTGAAATGGGTATCCAATCCGTAGCCGTGTACTCCGATGCAGATCGTAACGCCTTGCATACGCGTTACGCAGATGAGGTGTATCATCTCGGCGCGGCGCCGGCAACCGAAAGCTACCTCAAGATAGATAAGCTTATTCACGTCGCCCGAGAATCTGGTGCCGAGGCGATCCATCCAGGATATGGGTTCTTGGCTGAGAATACTGGTTTTGCGCGTGCTTGTGAGGAGAGCGGCATCGTATTCATCGGTCCGAACAGCCGGGCCGTCGAGCTGCTCGGCGACAAGATCGAGTCAAAGCGAACGATGAGCAATGCAAATATCCCTGTTATTCCGGGGAGTGAGGGTCCGGTCGTAAAAGAGGATGACGCCCGCAGGATCGTTGAGGACATCGGATTTCCGGTGTTGATAAAGGCTGCCGGTGGCGGTGGCGGAAAGGGTATGCGCGTCGTTCGTGAAGAGCAAGATCTCGGTAGCGCGATGAAACAGGCAGTGGGTGAAGCAAGGTCGGCGTTCGGCAATCCAACGATATTCATTGAGAAATTTTTGGAATCTCCACGGCATATTGAGTTTCAGATCCTTGCCGACAATCACGGCAATGTTGTACATTTATTTGAGCGCGAGTGTTCGGTGCAAAGGCGCCATCAGAAATTGATTGAAGAATCTCCATCCACCGTAATGACCGCTAAGTTAAGGGCGAGAATGGGTGAAGCAGCAGTGAAAGCGGTGAAGGTATCGGGTTATAACAATGCAGGCACGGTGGAGTTTATGGTAGATAAGGATAGGAATTTCTATTTTCTTGAGATGAACACACGATTGCAGGTTGAGCATCCCGTCACGGAGTTGATAACAGGTATTGATATAGTCAAGGAACAGCTCAAAATCGCGGCCGGTGAACGTTTGAATCTGACTCAAGATGATATTCGTATGACAGGTGCTGCGATCGAATGCCGCATTTCTGCCGAGGATCCTGAAAACGACTTTGCCCCATCCACCGGCAGGATCTTAGAATTGATCGAGCCGGGCGGTATTGGCGTGAGGGTCGACAGTGGGATCTATGAGGGATTCGAGGTTCCCATTTACTACGACCCCCTGGTCGCGAAATTACTGGTCTGGGCTCCAACAAGACAGGAAGCTATAATGCGCATGAAGAGAGCATTGAGCGAATACGTGATCAGGGGAATCAAGACTTCGATACCTTTTCATATTCTGGTCATGGGTCATCAAAAATTCATCGAAGGTGACTATGATACCACTTTCATTGATAAGGTTGTGAAGAAGATAGAATACAAAAAGCATCACCATGATGTGGCGGCTATTTCGTCGGTGTTGGGCAGGATCTTGAGCGACCAGCGTGCACGATTGCCGCAGAGTAAGGGAGGCAGGACCGCTAACCCGTGGAAGATGTCGGGGCGTAGAACAATGATGGATCGAGGCTAG